From Bacteroidales bacterium WCE2004, a single genomic window includes:
- a CDS encoding ribose-phosphate pyrophosphokinase produces the protein MIHTHRLELFACRASENFARQVINHLNQLKSPEEPEVHLGELEVTPFSDGEFQPQYSESVRGASVYILQSTIPPADNLMELLLAIDAAKRASADEVVAVMPYFGWARQDRKDRPRVAIGAKLVANLLRAAGADRVMTCDLHAGQIQGFFDIPVDHVYASKVFIPYIRDRKFKDLAIAAPDMGGAKRANVYARELMCPVIICHKTRERANVVGSITAIGEIEGKDIIIVDDMIDTVGTLCKAAEVLMNRGANSVRACATHGLLSGEAVSRIHDSALQEVFITDTIPHPELADDPKIRIVSMTEVFASIIHKVYNYEAISPDFVQ, from the coding sequence ATGATTCACACGCACCGTTTGGAATTGTTCGCCTGCAGAGCCTCCGAGAACTTTGCACGCCAGGTCATCAACCACCTCAACCAGCTCAAGTCGCCTGAGGAGCCCGAAGTGCATCTGGGCGAATTGGAGGTCACTCCCTTCAGCGACGGCGAATTCCAGCCGCAGTACTCCGAGAGCGTCCGCGGCGCTTCCGTCTACATCCTGCAATCTACCATCCCCCCTGCAGACAACCTGATGGAGCTCCTGCTCGCGATCGACGCCGCCAAGCGCGCCTCGGCCGACGAAGTGGTGGCCGTGATGCCGTATTTCGGCTGGGCCCGCCAGGACCGCAAGGACCGTCCCCGCGTGGCCATCGGTGCCAAGCTCGTGGCCAACCTGCTGCGCGCCGCCGGTGCGGACCGTGTGATGACTTGCGACCTGCACGCCGGACAGATCCAGGGCTTCTTCGACATCCCCGTGGACCACGTCTATGCCAGCAAGGTCTTTATCCCCTACATCCGCGACCGCAAGTTCAAGGACCTGGCGATCGCCGCGCCCGACATGGGCGGCGCCAAGCGCGCCAACGTCTATGCCCGCGAGCTGATGTGCCCGGTGATCATCTGCCACAAGACCCGCGAGCGGGCCAACGTGGTCGGCTCCATCACCGCCATCGGCGAGATCGAGGGCAAGGACATCATCATCGTGGATGACATGATCGACACCGTCGGCACGCTCTGCAAGGCCGCCGAGGTGCTGATGAACCGCGGCGCCAACAGCGTGCGCGCCTGCGCCACCCACGGACTCCTCTCCGGCGAGGCCGTCTCCCGGATCCACGATTCCGCCCTGCAGGAGGTGTTCATCACCGACACCATCCCGCATCCGGAGCTGGCGGACGATCCGAAGATCCGTATCGTGTCGATGACCGAGGTGTTCGCCTCCATCATCCACAAGGTTTATAACTACGAGGCTATCAGCCCCGACTTCGTCCAGTAG
- a CDS encoding GTP-binding protein produces the protein MKISEAVFAGSSTRISQKPKRKLPEFAFIGRSNVGKSSLINALCGNSRLAMTSSTPGKTKVVNHFLINDSWYLVDLPGYGYAKLGQKGREEIAAVIRDYITGSQEMALLFVLIDSRHDIGRIDLDFLAELGEHGIPFALILTKCDKQGPNVLAAQIERDREILLQQWEELPPVFCSSSQTGRGREEILDYIGNILDTI, from the coding sequence ATGAAGATTTCCGAGGCCGTGTTTGCAGGCAGCAGCACCCGGATTTCCCAGAAGCCCAAGCGCAAATTGCCGGAGTTCGCCTTCATCGGCAGGTCCAACGTCGGCAAGTCTTCGCTCATCAATGCGCTGTGTGGGAATTCCCGCCTGGCCATGACCTCGTCCACCCCCGGCAAGACCAAGGTGGTCAATCACTTCCTGATCAACGACAGCTGGTACCTGGTAGACCTGCCGGGCTACGGCTATGCGAAGCTGGGTCAGAAAGGCCGGGAGGAGATCGCCGCCGTGATCCGGGACTACATCACGGGCTCGCAGGAGATGGCGCTCCTGTTCGTGCTCATCGATTCGCGCCATGACATCGGGCGGATCGACCTGGATTTCCTGGCGGAGCTGGGCGAACACGGCATCCCGTTCGCCCTCATCCTGACCAAGTGCGACAAGCAGGGCCCCAATGTCCTGGCCGCACAGATCGAGCGGGACCGCGAGATCCTGCTGCAGCAGTGGGAGGAGCTCCCGCCCGTGTTCTGCAGCTCCTCGCAGACGGGCCGCGGCAGGGAGGAGATCCTGGACTACATCGGAAACATTCTGGATACAATTTAG